The sequence TCATTATTAGGAGGATTATACTTCATAGCATTTGCAAACGTCAACCTCACATCAGCAGCAAATTCATCAACATCGAAGTACATATTGCCATCCAATTTAGCTTTGACTGTACCCAAATCCATTGGTTTTCTAATTATAGTGAAGTAATCAGGAATGTTATATTGGACTGGATCCACTGGTACAAGGAATGGCCACCCACTAGGATGAGTCATCAAGGCTTTCAGAATGAGAACACACTGTTGCTTTATACTCCGATCCATCTTCCGCCGTTTCTCTCTTTCATTGTCCATCTCCAATTGAGGTGCACGTTTCTTAGATTCAGACGACATAGGTAGTTTCACCTTTATATTCATCTCAGAGCCTCCCCTAGATTCGGGCACCCCCTTggaagaaatttttattttcagcTTCTTCGTCACTATACTATCACCATTCATGGTGGGCAACTCCAGGAGCTGAAGAGAACTGTTCACTTTCGGAGATTGAGCATTAACCATTGAACATACAGACCCTGGAAAATATAGAATAACAACAAAGGAGTAAAAAGGAGTAGAAAGCCTACTTCGTAGCAACATTTACCCAGGCCATGGATATGGCAAAAAACAAATAACCTCCTAGTCGGGATGCTAAGATATCATATCCCACGGtagagaaaaagacaaaaaccAAAGCATTATTATACTCCTAGAAACAGAGACTTGAAACTTTTTTGATAAAGAACGGGGACTTCGAACTTAGCACAAGCTTTTGCTTTCTCGTTGCATCGTTAATGCTCTTCAATGTGGATTTAATATAAAAAGAGCAAATTCAGACAATTCTAATAAGATGAGATGAACTTCAACCAACAGATTAAGCACCAAGCTCCATTAATTCAAGGACCCACCACAAGAGATACATCACCCAACACTCCACCACCAAACCCCAACCAAGCAAGTTACCAATTCTTCCCAAGAAAAAAAGAGCATCAAATTTAGATGGCAACTAGAGCGGGAGATCTCATCACCAAACATTAGAATTGATTAAAATGGAAAATTTGGATTACTATATATCAGCATAGAGCAGGGGGGAAAAAAGGGATCACAAAATATTGATTCAATTTTTACTGAAATCATAGGGTAGACAGCAAGTTGCCAAAAACGAAAATTTGAAGGGCAAAAAAATCCCAAAACATTTTCGAGAAATTAAAACACAACTTATTCTCCCTTACAACGCACAGAGTTGCCAGAAAGTTGAAACAAAACAATGAACTTCGAAAAGAGCATGCTTTGTGTTCCCCCGTGAATTACATACAAAATTCAAATGGATAgaatcaaatataaattcaaaaaaacaatTACATGCATAATCAAGTTGACCCAAATACTCACTCCTTCCATCTTTACTTGtccaaaatatactaaaaatagatgtccaaCAACACTTGTCCTGTTTGGAAAATCAATGAATGCCCTTTTCTACCCATTTTAACCTTGCTACTAAATGTTATTCATTATTCAATGCATTTTCCAAAGCATTAactttattatattcaaagggtaaTATAGAAAAACTACCCCTATTATTTATTAGGTATTTCTTAACATGTATAAGTCGATAGTGGACAACTATTGCTGGATGGAGGGAGTAACGAATTTCTGTTTGTTATTCCCAAAACCAAAGAGCGAGAAGCACGAAACAACGAATCCAAACAAATAACCCCATAATTTCTTCTTCCCTAAATCAGACCGAGAGAACCGCCAACATTGATTCATAACAAGCAATTACCAAAAAGAAAACCCCTCGAACCACACATAGAAATCAACGAAATTCAACCTAAACAATAAGTTCATCAAAACACACAGATCGTGATCCAACTTTTCTCCAAGAACACAGGTTTAAGCAAGGAATGATAATTTACaaccaaatgaaaaaaaaaaaaaaaggacaccCGCAATTTTTTCAGTCTTAATTCACACAAAGAAACAAACTTGACACTACCTGAAATTCAACTTAAAAAAAGAACCTTCAAGCCGGGCTGCTCTTCTtcagaaggtcaagttcttaagAACAGAACTGAAAACAGATAGAAAATCAACTCCCAAAAATTGCCAAACAAACAAAACCCCATGATTTATTTTCCCTGAaccaatgaaaaaaaattgaacctAAACAATAAGCTCCTCCAAAAAGCAACACCGTGATCAAACTATTGTCCTAGAATGCACAGAGAGCGAAACAAGtacaacaaaaacataaaaaataaaaacaacccaCAGTTTTTTCAGATTTAATTCCCTCAAATAAATAGACTTCACACTGAATTACTTGAAATTATTCAACTCaaaacccccaccccacccaatcTTTTCTCCTAGAACACAAACagagagaaagaaagaacaatgatttacaccaaaaacagaaataaataaaaaCGACCCACAATATTTTCAGCCATAATTCACACAAATAAACAAACTTCACACTGAATCACCTCAAATTATTCAACTCAAAACCCACCCACCCGATATAATTACCTGAAATTCAAATCGATCTTTCTCCTTCAACACACTCACAGAAAACCAAAGAACGAGGATTTacaacaaaatatcaaaaataaaaacgaCCCACAATTTTTTCATCCTTAATTCACACAAAATTACCTGAAATTCAACTGAATCTTTCTCCTGAAACACACACAGAGAGAGAACCACAGAACGACGATTtacaacaaaaacatcaaaactaaaaacgACCCACAATTTTTTCATCCTATATTCACACAAATTACCAAATATCACACAAAATTACCTGAAATTCAACTCAAAGAAATCCCTCAAGCCAAGCCGCTCTTCTTCGAAAGACCGAAAGAAAACAAAAGCGATTAAACAGAGAAAAAAGGGCTCTGAGAGCCCCCTCTCTGAAGCCGCAGGTGAGTGTTTTTGGGGTAGAAAACGAAATGCTAAAGAGTAAACGGGAGCACGGTAAAGCGAAGCGACTCTCTTACAaaggttttagggtttttataatCCAATATTTCACCTCTCCTAGTACTAGGATGTATGTGTATATGCCGTCTGATATCAATGTTAAATAACCCTTTTAACCTCGGTAGAAATTTGGAATTAGTACCggctttatttctttttttcctttttttttgtcctttttgtttgttttcttgagcCCCAAGTATAGGTTAATAAATACTACTACTATTCTCTCCGTTTACTTTTACTTCttgttatatttaaatttgacACGTATTTTATCACACTACTTTTATTGATTAAGATCTTATTTGGCCATACAAATTAGAGTTCGAATTGAAGTTATGTCTGGCtcttaatataaattaaattgtttttcaatttttgtgataaaaatggaagtgaaaaaagtaaagttaaattttaaaaattttatggccaaacacctttttttaaattgaactcgaaaaaaaaaattatggtctaACACCCACTAATATTTAATAGTAGatcttaaaaatttaattttgtaaataagtaattaatataaaggtaaaatctaaaaaacaaatattttttcttaatatgttaaATGTGATgagtgaaaatttatttttaaaatagtagatcagtaagaaaaaatagaaagagtATTATTTGAACTTTGCAtgatcataaaaaaaaatcacgCACTATATTTCTTAAATAAGTGATGTGATTAGCTTGGATACATAAACAAGTCGTTTTATTGACTTGCcctttataaatatatttaaaaagaagTTTATTGGCTatgtaaaattttctttaattaaaaagattttaaattagAAAATCATCATTAATGTTTTCTTAATTATCCAAAATACTACTTTTTTAGAAGCAAAGTAATATTTACACTTTGCAAGATCATAAACAATCTTTATGTAAGCTCAATTGTCAtgatcttttttgattttttaccaATAAGTTTAATCGAAAGTAACAACATACAATTTGTgtcattaattattttactattctaTAGATTAATGAACTCACTATTAAAAATAGTGTAAACTGAAGGTAGAAGTCAATTTTTATTATGTTTGGTAGGCCAATGAATTTGAGTCTGGGTCATTAGTGTGAGGTATAACTTATAATAGTTTCGAAATAAAttgtagaattattttatctcatatttaatTAATGGGATAAGTTAGTCAAGGAATTACTTATTTCACCATTTATATTTTAGTGATGGAATAATtctatatatatgataaaataattaatttcgaaATAACTTATTTCCAATCAAACCACCCCTAAGCTCATAATTATAGGCTACTGTATTCATAATTGGTAAATTTACTCAAGTTCATTGTACACATCGACTCATTGAATACGTGTTAATTAACCTTAATTTTCTACTTAACTCTGATAAAATACTGTTCTCTCCGACCATTTTACTTAGTCACTATTTTGGATATCCAACAATACTTATCCCGCttataaaatcaatgaataatttaattatttttacctattttatcTTTGGTATTGATATAATACATCACTCATTgtatttttcaaagtaaaaaaaattattatattcaaataatGATATAGTAAAACCACTCttctatttattgtttcttaagatATGTGTAAATAAGaaatggataaatatttatgaacgGAGAGAGTATGATTTGGTATAAATATTAATGTGAGTAAGGGAGAAGTTTTGAGTTCATCCCAAGGGCGGACTCATGTGTAATTTTGGGGTGCTCCGACACCCATTAAACTCGATGTAGAGTAGGTATAACTATATTAGAAACACAGAATAaatgatataatttattaaaaagtaCCCAAAGAACAAATATATGGTTGGGTGTAGTGGCTTGAGGATGTGACTCCCATGTTCAGTTTTCTAGGTTCAAGTCCCTACAGCTATATactactttttataaattttttttaagcaCCCACAACCTTGAATTCCTGAATCCACCACTGGTTCATCCCCTCACCAAAGTTGATCCTTTTTTCCTCTAAGAAGAAATTTCTAAGTACACGTCAAGTGATTGAGCACTTCCATAGTCGAGGGTCCCAGTCACGCTAGAGGATAAGTGAGAACATTATTAATCTTTTGCGGCACACACGGGTGGGGGAGCAAGGAAAAGATTGCAAGTTTGTTGTCTCTTGTCTGTTGAAATGCTTGCTTGAACACATGTTGACGGTGAAACTCAAAACACTTGGAACTTTTCAATAAACAATCAATACAAACACTTGCTGACAGTTATCCCCCAACACTTGAACCTTTTATTAAACAATGGATGCTCAATGTAAACTTGAGCACATAACAAATGATAAGTAATTTTAATTTCCACAAATGACATACCACTTCCTAACACATCTACCGATTTTTTCCCTACAAAAAATACATCTCACCTTCCCAAATTCTCGTACAAGAAAAGAGAATCGgaaaaaagacaagaaaagagACAGTTTTGTGACACTTGATAGGAATCGTCGAGCCATAGTCTTGTGTTTCATGCGTAAGAGTCCAAGAGAGGTTCTCTCGGCTCCTCTATGGAATTGCTATATTTAAAGTACAGTACCAGTTGTATAACACCAAGAACTCCTCCTATCCCATTTGGTACCTGATCACATTCAGAAAgcaaaacataacaaaatcaataaCGATGATCATATCACTTCGAAACCCAAACACCATGTGTTTCTTCCTTCCTGGTGTTCGTTCTTTTCTGGAGGGTGGATGAAGAGGTGACTGCTCTGACTGAGCCTTGGAACCCTTCACCCTAGCCCCCAGATGTGaaaaagcaaaatatatatatctatgcaCCAGCACATCGGCCAATGCAGTAGGAAGTAAGAGCAGCTAATCAGAAAGCCAACAGAACATTGACCATTTTCCAAATGGTATAGAACATCAATTTAACCAATTTTCAGCTCTCGTGGTTTTTGTAGTTAACATTAGTCACTtgaataaatttttcatctttcacGAATAGGTGTTGCGGGAAAAACTTTCAAGTTCATACTTTCTCTAACTTATCTCCAGAAACAATGAGAAGAATTGGACCATACAAAATTTTAACAATTAGTCGACTTAAGAAGGACTGAAAAGGAAGTAAAAGAGAAGGAATCAGCCTGAAGAATGGAAAATTTACTTACATAGATGAATGGGTCATTCTTGAACATTCCGTATGCAAAGAAAGAAAGGCTCATGAGAAAAGTCGCAAGGGATAGATAAAATGGCATGTACTCCACACTCATTGTTTTGATCACCAAATTCTGCCCAAAAAAATTGTTTCTTAAACCAATTAGTCTGAGGATTCGAGTCTTTATCATCTTAGTTGACTTTGTACGTGAAAACTTACAATAATGAATAGTGGAGAAGCAAACATGGAAATGAGAGAAAAGACAGATAGATATCCAACGAAAGTTTGCCGAGTAGGAGGCTCAAATAGACATAGGCTGGTCGCAACTATAGCAGAAAACACAGCAAAAACACCAAGCACCAACCCCAACATTTTCAACTGCATTGAACATGTAATGATATAAGCAAAAGATCAGATTGCATCAGAAACTATAGCAAAATTCTGTATGTAAGAACCACGAATTACCTTCTTCGACCCCTCTGCATTAATTATGAAGATGGTAATATATACTAGCTGGAACACTGCTCCAATTGAGTTGACAGTGAAAACTAATATAACACCCGGAGATACAATTGGTGTCCCATACCAGAGGCATATTAAGCAATTCAAGAGCGCATATATATAAGGCAATCCAGAAAACTGTTCCGTAGACTTGCTTCTAATGATTCTTCTGAATGTTGGTCTGAAAAAGGAAGGGATACCATCAACTTCAATGAACTATACGACTCAGGTACAATTTATTGTCACTGTTCAAAGATTTTGGATACTTACATTGGTGACACGAATAAGACGAATGCAAAGAGGTTCCCTGCATTACACATAAACCAAATATTTGGTAAGGAAGCATGAAAAAGTTTCCACACTGATCCTTTGGGAAAATTATACTGTTATGCCTGTTAGATTGAATAAAACCTTCATTCTTGGACTCATTTGGTCCGTCAGATAAAAGGAAAGGAATGAGAAGGACAAGAGAGAATATGATTAGTAAGAACATAAAAGGAGAATTGTAATACTACACACTCCATCCTGATTGAacagaaataaaaatagttgTGTCTTTAAACGTAAAAGCAAGAATAGAGTAAGCTAATCTACTCTTCTCTTCTTTCCTTTCTATTCCGTAATCTATGTGATTACAAGAGCACTAATTCTCATCTCCCTCGCTTTAAATTCCAAGTTTCTTCTGACCAATCAAACCATGACGATGACTTCAAAAGGTAAAAATTAGAAGATTAGCACTTCGGTAGCTTCTCTTTGCCAATTTAGGGAACTTATGAATCCAAACATTCTAAAACAAAGCTTTAGTTGAGGAGAAATTAGTCTGACTTTTAGAG comes from Capsicum annuum cultivar UCD-10X-F1 chromosome 2, UCD10Xv1.1, whole genome shotgun sequence and encodes:
- the LOC107859167 gene encoding bidirectional sugar transporter SWEET2a encodes the protein MSAVGELYSIYSICSFAAGIAGNLFAFVLFVSPIPTFRRIIRSKSTEQFSGLPYIYALLNCLICLWYGTPIVSPGVILVFTVNSIGAVFQLVYITIFIINAEGSKKLKMLGLVLGVFAVFSAIVATSLCLFEPPTRQTFVGYLSVFSLISMFASPLFIINLVIKTMSVEYMPFYLSLATFLMSLSFFAYGMFKNDPFIYVPNGIGGVLGVIQLVLYFKYSNSIEEPREPLLDSYA